One genomic window of Acidobacteriota bacterium includes the following:
- a CDS encoding cytochrome c3 family protein: MTRKDRTGKGTLGDSGLPVASKYVQPPHRRELLWVGAAALVIVALLAAWSLLRRDGRMVSNGPLSSNHANLENNCAACHSGFAPVSNEACSTCHEKHGDELGVYTFASHYLYRSDDFQRVVPSPDEEPCIACHTEHQGRTAEITRVADARCQACHEFSPFSDHHPEFAFAQATEPDSNPGDRALAFAHIQHVKELIIRQSLDASNPDEVERTCLACHNPEPAGRSFQPIDFDRHCDACHLAATDRTPPLPVAGESPGVQTLQAIQLAGLPGSRWADYVNPGEFRQQGERIVKSPLYHRDPWVLHNLRRLRQQLLGDGGLADLLTASPDVRPAELRSLYEEAIATLEAQALDLRSIPDRAVQRELEQIDTVLAALKRRLEDPHAPLDETGFLLALTPPADPESADAERIRTVAEALTEPCRNCHTVEDATIVRVENDLGTLKRAEFNHRAHMLQRGCLDCHTEIPFAEFLNSDGAVVPAELDRAEIQNLPKIAVCGECHNENLASQTCVTCHLFHPDTDRRSELIQFVNPETANAG, from the coding sequence TTGACGAGGAAGGACAGAACGGGCAAAGGCACTTTGGGGGACTCCGGTCTACCGGTTGCCAGCAAGTATGTTCAGCCGCCGCATCGGCGTGAACTCCTGTGGGTTGGAGCGGCGGCTCTCGTGATCGTGGCGCTGTTGGCCGCCTGGAGCCTGCTCCGCCGCGACGGTCGGATGGTTTCGAACGGTCCGCTGTCATCGAACCACGCCAATCTAGAGAACAACTGCGCCGCCTGCCACTCGGGCTTCGCTCCGGTGAGCAACGAGGCCTGCTCCACCTGCCACGAGAAGCACGGCGACGAACTTGGCGTCTACACCTTTGCCTCGCACTATCTCTACCGGTCCGACGACTTCCAGCGGGTGGTGCCCTCGCCGGACGAAGAGCCCTGCATCGCCTGCCACACGGAGCACCAGGGCCGCACCGCCGAGATCACCCGGGTGGCGGACGCCCGGTGCCAAGCCTGCCACGAGTTCTCCCCGTTCAGTGACCACCATCCGGAATTCGCCTTCGCCCAAGCGACGGAGCCGGACTCGAACCCCGGCGACCGTGCCCTCGCCTTCGCGCACATCCAGCACGTCAAAGAGCTGATTATCCGGCAGAGCCTCGACGCCTCGAATCCCGACGAGGTGGAGCGAACCTGCCTCGCCTGCCACAACCCCGAACCGGCCGGCCGTTCCTTCCAGCCGATCGACTTCGACCGCCACTGCGACGCCTGCCACCTCGCCGCCACCGACCGCACGCCGCCGCTGCCGGTGGCCGGCGAATCCCCTGGGGTGCAAACGCTGCAGGCGATCCAGCTCGCCGGTTTGCCGGGCAGCCGTTGGGCGGACTACGTCAACCCCGGTGAGTTCCGGCAGCAGGGCGAGCGCATCGTCAAGAGCCCGCTCTACCACCGCGACCCGTGGGTGCTCCACAACCTGCGGCGGCTGCGCCAGCAACTGCTGGGCGACGGCGGCCTGGCGGACTTGTTGACCGCCTCACCGGACGTGCGGCCGGCCGAGCTGCGCTCGCTCTACGAAGAGGCCATCGCCACCCTCGAAGCCCAGGCCCTCGACCTGCGCTCGATTCCCGACCGGGCGGTGCAGCGGGAACTCGAACAGATCGACACGGTCCTCGCCGCCCTCAAGCGACGGTTGGAGGATCCCCACGCGCCGCTCGACGAAACCGGCTTCCTCCTCGCCCTGACCCCGCCGGCAGATCCGGAATCCGCCGATGCGGAACGCATCCGCACCGTCGCCGAGGCGCTCACCGAACCGTGCCGCAATTGCCACACGGTGGAAGACGCCACCATCGTGCGGGTGGAAAACGATCTCGGTACCCTCAAGCGGGCGGAGTTCAACCACCGTGCCCACATGCTGCAGCGCGGCTGCCTCGACTGCCACACGGAAATCCCCTTCGCCGAGTTCCTGAATTCGGATGGAGCAGTGGTGCCCGCCGAACTGGACCGGGCGGAGATCCAGAACCTGCCCAAGATCGCCGTCTGTGGCGAGTGCCACAACGAGAACCTCGCCTCCCAGACCTGTGTCACCTGTCATCTCTTCCACCCGGACACCGACCGCCGCTCGGAGCTGATCCAATTCGTCAACCCGGAGACCGCCAATGCAGGCTAG
- a CDS encoding FHA domain-containing protein: MQARPARLLCQRGAAGGTRFDFTGQATLGRAPECTVVLEASEISSRHARISWDEEAGRYLLEDLGSLNGTELDGEPVSGGETLSRMHVITLGGAVEVIYQGPELVAAAPPTAPSEDSGPLGDTTDSHTVISAEPLVLPGSFDGDDTGMGTRIESQMAPLPSAFGTAPPIEHAVPEPTWRLRIPEQGPQDGFVLQPGANRVGRLPSCEIMIDGATISRLHAVLTVHRGRLRVRDDGSRNGTWLDDQRVTGDVEVSAGAALRFGEVSAIPLVDLPNDSGPTNSE; encoded by the coding sequence ATGCAGGCTAGGCCCGCCCGCCTGCTCTGTCAGCGAGGAGCTGCCGGTGGCACTCGCTTCGACTTCACCGGCCAGGCGACCCTCGGTCGCGCCCCGGAGTGCACGGTGGTGCTGGAGGCCAGCGAGATCTCCAGCCGTCATGCTCGTATCTCCTGGGACGAGGAAGCCGGGCGCTACCTGCTCGAAGATCTCGGCAGTCTCAACGGCACCGAACTCGACGGCGAACCGGTGAGCGGCGGCGAGACCCTATCCCGCATGCACGTGATCACCCTAGGCGGGGCCGTCGAGGTCATCTACCAGGGTCCGGAGCTGGTGGCCGCCGCGCCGCCGACGGCTCCCTCAGAGGACTCAGGGCCGCTCGGCGACACTACCGACAGCCACACGGTGATCAGCGCTGAGCCGCTGGTGCTGCCGGGAAGCTTCGACGGCGACGACACCGGAATGGGCACCCGCATCGAAAGCCAGATGGCGCCGCTGCCCTCGGCCTTCGGCACCGCACCACCGATCGAGCACGCGGTACCGGAGCCGACCTGGCGGCTGCGCATCCCCGAGCAAGGTCCGCAGGACGGTTTCGTCCTCCAGCCGGGAGCGAACCGGGTCGGGCGGCTGCCGAGCTGCGAGATCATGATCGACGGCGCCACCATCTCCCGGCTGCACGCGGTACTCACAGTGCATCGCGGACGCCTGCGGGTGCGCGACGACGGCAGCCGCAACGGCACTTGGCTCGACGACCAGAGAGTGACCGGGGACGTCGAAGTCTCCGCCGGTGCCGCCCTGCGGTTCGGCGAGGTCTCGGCGATTCCCCTGGTGGACCTTCCCAATGATTCCGGCCCAACGAATTCGGAGTAG
- a CDS encoding FAD-dependent oxidoreductase, producing the protein MNPSPEVLDLLVVGGGPGGTAAAFRAAEHGLKVVVVDYDDLMKRIRDYSKDKLILPGFGGGDTMAFPKGGRLISSLAFEPIDKDEMCARWKGLYQEHGVTARTGVELTGLERRDDGSWLAQGWDHRGRCDATFTARNVVLALGRGVPRRFDIPGNTDGIAFRLDDPNDFVDRSACVIGGGTSAAEAVIALSNAKAAAGDPTGVYWSYRGDRMPRVSKALAEVFFSAYIGNGNIRYFPQSEPAGVVTAADRREYLAIRTDRRVIDGRPNETTHLEFPKESCVACIGEDIPEPLLAGIGCPLICGGPKGRKRVVVNRYLETRLSGVYVVGDLLSQAYFETDDFDADPAGFREVKHRGNIKSALRDGVLVADVLRARLAGEDPAGIAVEDAAPAAGGEAARIAVAVASQRDSLDDGPPEASLGADRAAAEGGAMLIRILPGGVEGEEFPLPEGQVTTLGRAGCDANFPDDSALSPQHASIVHGENGFSLRDDGSATGLFLELQAADKRDVRPGDLIRCGQQFLRLDDVEGEGGEGTGPGFTHFDARGQVVGRHRLAEGTSIIGRRAPDVTLDRKDRTLSRRQLALTVTGGRIQIKDLKSANGSFLRVRDAVAIDHGDRFRAGQQRFLVSLRDDPALSAGVDPANSTHASLRPAEVAAVAPAAGAGNGPSVTFEGLGKTIAVAAGQTLCEAAEAAGIPIVAECHSGICGSDPIRIVTGRENLDAEPDDQEIETLEELCEVEPGPCRLACKLRVTGPVTVKLL; encoded by the coding sequence ATGAACCCGTCCCCCGAAGTGCTCGATCTGCTGGTAGTGGGTGGCGGCCCCGGCGGCACCGCCGCCGCCTTCCGCGCCGCTGAACACGGCCTCAAGGTGGTGGTCGTCGACTACGACGATCTGATGAAACGCATCCGCGATTACTCGAAGGACAAGTTGATCCTGCCGGGCTTCGGCGGCGGCGACACGATGGCCTTTCCCAAGGGCGGCCGGCTGATCTCGTCCCTCGCCTTCGAGCCGATCGACAAAGACGAGATGTGTGCCCGCTGGAAGGGCCTCTACCAGGAGCACGGCGTGACCGCCCGCACCGGCGTCGAACTGACCGGCCTCGAACGGCGCGACGACGGCAGTTGGCTGGCGCAGGGGTGGGACCATCGCGGTCGCTGCGACGCCACCTTCACCGCCCGGAATGTCGTTCTCGCCCTCGGTCGTGGGGTACCGCGGCGCTTCGACATTCCCGGCAACACCGACGGCATCGCCTTCCGCCTGGACGACCCCAACGACTTCGTGGACCGCTCCGCCTGCGTGATCGGCGGCGGCACCTCGGCGGCGGAGGCGGTGATCGCCCTGTCCAACGCCAAGGCGGCGGCCGGCGACCCGACGGGGGTGTACTGGTCCTACCGCGGCGACCGGATGCCGCGGGTGTCCAAAGCTCTGGCGGAGGTGTTCTTCTCGGCCTACATCGGCAACGGCAACATCCGCTACTTCCCGCAGAGCGAGCCGGCCGGGGTGGTGACCGCCGCCGACCGCCGGGAGTACCTGGCGATCCGCACCGACCGGCGGGTGATCGACGGCCGGCCCAACGAGACCACCCACCTCGAATTCCCCAAGGAGTCCTGCGTCGCCTGCATCGGCGAGGACATTCCGGAACCGCTGCTCGCAGGCATCGGCTGCCCGTTGATCTGTGGCGGACCGAAGGGGCGGAAAAGAGTGGTCGTCAACCGCTATCTCGAAACCCGTTTGTCCGGCGTCTACGTGGTCGGCGACTTGCTCAGCCAAGCCTACTTCGAGACCGATGACTTCGACGCCGATCCCGCCGGCTTCCGGGAGGTCAAACACCGCGGCAACATCAAGTCCGCCCTGCGCGACGGCGTGCTGGTGGCGGACGTGCTGCGGGCGAGGCTCGCCGGCGAGGATCCCGCTGGGATCGCCGTCGAAGATGCGGCGCCGGCGGCCGGCGGCGAGGCGGCGAGAATCGCCGTCGCCGTCGCCAGCCAAAGGGATAGCCTGGATGACGGCCCGCCGGAAGCCAGTCTCGGGGCGGACCGCGCCGCCGCCGAGGGAGGCGCCATGCTGATTCGGATCCTGCCCGGCGGCGTCGAAGGGGAGGAGTTTCCGCTGCCGGAAGGCCAGGTGACCACCCTCGGCCGCGCCGGCTGTGACGCCAACTTCCCGGACGACTCCGCCCTGTCCCCGCAGCACGCCTCGATCGTCCACGGCGAGAATGGCTTCTCCCTGCGCGACGACGGCAGCGCCACCGGCCTGTTCCTCGAGCTCCAGGCGGCGGACAAGCGAGACGTCCGCCCCGGCGACCTGATCCGCTGCGGCCAGCAATTCCTGCGCCTCGACGATGTCGAGGGCGAAGGCGGCGAGGGGACGGGGCCCGGCTTCACCCACTTCGACGCCCGCGGTCAGGTGGTCGGTCGCCACCGGCTGGCGGAAGGCACCTCCATCATCGGCCGGCGGGCGCCGGACGTCACCCTCGACCGCAAGGACCGCACCCTGTCGCGCCGGCAGCTCGCCCTCACGGTCACCGGCGGCCGCATCCAGATCAAGGACCTGAAGAGCGCCAACGGCTCCTTCCTGCGAGTGCGCGACGCGGTAGCGATCGACCACGGCGACCGCTTCCGCGCCGGGCAGCAGCGTTTCCTGGTCAGCCTGCGGGACGACCCGGCGCTGTCCGCCGGAGTCGATCCGGCGAATTCGACCCATGCCTCGCTGCGGCCGGCCGAGGTGGCCGCTGTCGCACCGGCCGCAGGCGCCGGGAACGGCCCGTCGGTCACCTTTGAAGGCCTCGGCAAGACCATCGCCGTGGCGGCCGGCCAGACCCTCTGCGAGGCAGCCGAAGCGGCCGGCATCCCGATCGTCGCCGAGTGCCACTCGGGGATCTGCGGCAGTGACCCGATTCGCATCGTCACCGGCCGGGAGAACCTCGACGCGGAACCGGACGACCAGGAGATCGAGACCCTCGAAGAACTGTGCGAAGTCGAGCCCGGCCCTTGCCGGCTGGCCTGCAAACTGCGGGTGACGGGACCGGTCACCGTCAAGCTCCTCTAG
- a CDS encoding protein kinase, translated as MSSEHTLLVVDDEEMNRDLLSRRLERKGYRVAVAKGGQEALDAVAAQDIDLILLDIMMPGIDGIEVLKRLRQSHSQTQLPIIMATAKGDSEDVVQALELGANDYVVKPLDFPIVLARVQAQLRTKDSASQGTPASDEPTAGEIEPGVVVAGKYRLESLLGSGTFGSVFRARHLDLDTDVALKVLRTGLASDTESLRRFRQEGAAACRLKHPNAVAVHDFAVTETGVAYLVMELLEGCSLDREIGAGRALSPRRCAELMVPICHALAEAHEAGMVHRDIKPANIFLHLEKGREVVKVLDFGIAKLMGETVTSQQLTQDGMLLGTPTYMAPERLENQDYDGRSDVYSLGVMLFQMLTGKLPFVAKKGDLMALMMLHIKAPIPSIREHRPDLSEELAELVSRSLAKAAAERPDAAGLARELASAVGIVQSPPEPEAPRRKATGKSPLGEPQNTDELLADLAPTVAIDQPPRGGRGGWFRRFFSSRGSKD; from the coding sequence ATGAGTTCCGAACACACCCTTCTCGTCGTCGACGACGAGGAGATGAACCGCGATCTCCTGTCGCGCCGACTGGAGCGCAAAGGCTACCGGGTGGCGGTCGCCAAGGGCGGGCAGGAAGCCCTCGACGCGGTCGCCGCACAGGACATCGACCTCATCCTGCTCGACATTATGATGCCGGGCATCGACGGTATCGAGGTGCTCAAGAGACTGCGCCAGAGCCATTCCCAGACACAGTTGCCGATCATCATGGCGACCGCCAAGGGCGACAGCGAAGACGTCGTGCAGGCGCTCGAACTGGGAGCCAACGACTACGTGGTCAAGCCGCTCGACTTCCCCATCGTGCTGGCTCGGGTGCAGGCTCAACTCCGCACCAAGGACAGCGCCTCCCAGGGGACCCCGGCGAGCGACGAGCCGACCGCCGGCGAGATCGAACCGGGGGTGGTAGTGGCCGGAAAGTACCGGCTGGAGTCGCTCCTCGGCTCCGGCACCTTCGGCAGCGTGTTCCGCGCCCGGCACCTCGATCTCGATACCGACGTGGCCTTGAAGGTGTTGCGCACCGGCCTCGCATCGGACACCGAATCCCTCCGCCGCTTCCGCCAGGAGGGGGCCGCCGCCTGCCGCCTCAAGCACCCCAACGCGGTGGCGGTGCACGATTTCGCCGTCACCGAAACGGGGGTCGCTTACCTGGTGATGGAGCTGCTCGAAGGCTGTTCCCTCGACCGTGAGATCGGCGCCGGCCGAGCCCTATCGCCGCGCCGCTGCGCCGAGCTGATGGTGCCGATCTGCCACGCCCTGGCGGAAGCCCACGAAGCCGGTATGGTGCACCGCGATATCAAGCCCGCCAACATCTTTTTGCACCTTGAGAAGGGCCGTGAGGTGGTCAAGGTGCTGGACTTCGGAATCGCCAAGCTGATGGGCGAAACGGTGACCTCGCAGCAACTCACCCAGGACGGCATGTTGCTCGGCACCCCCACCTACATGGCCCCGGAGCGTCTCGAAAATCAGGACTACGACGGCCGATCGGACGTCTACAGCCTGGGCGTCATGTTGTTCCAGATGCTCACCGGGAAGCTGCCCTTCGTCGCCAAGAAGGGCGACTTGATGGCGCTGATGATGCTCCACATCAAGGCACCGATTCCGTCCATCCGGGAGCACCGACCGGACCTCTCCGAAGAGCTGGCCGAGCTAGTGTCGCGCAGCCTTGCCAAGGCTGCCGCCGAGCGGCCGGACGCCGCCGGCCTGGCCCGCGAACTAGCGAGCGCCGTCGGCATCGTACAGAGCCCTCCGGAGCCCGAGGCACCGCGCCGCAAAGCCACCGGCAAGTCGCCCCTGGGAGAGCCGCAGAACACCGACGAGTTGCTCGCCGACCTGGCGCCCACGGTGGCCATCGACCAACCGCCCCGAGGGGGTCGAGGGGGTTGGTTCCGTCGCTTCTTCTCTTCCCGGGGATCGAAAGACTGA
- a CDS encoding response regulator, translating to MTIREKLSLSLLVILVLFALNIAIYFWGNFKRDASILELRGAVDRQLALVAIEQDLADRRQEVAVFSTLLIDAEDALLQPAQVAEVRERILGTSAEVQKLNGLVRPDQRAGFERFESAFQQLQKEWLDFFDRAGQAPAEEAPVEGTGDEGGSDAVLDSADGESPTDLYQRVSWLLQGLQENERLLVQQATDNFFEVAQVTKRTTLSIFGLSALLALVVAWVTGGKLVRRLKKLQGGAREIGRGNLSHRIQVRSSDELSDLADSFNEMAENLTAARSTVEDARASAERANRAKSRFLANMSHELRTPMNAIIGYSEMLLEDAEDMGQEETVPDLKRIVAASKHLLALINDILDLSKIEAGKMTLHLENFEIGALLDDVVSTIQPLVEKNSNRLEVKVAPELGTMKADQIKVRQILFNLLSNACKFTDQGTISVTAESHRVGEAAGVRFRVSDTGIGMDEDQVTRVFEAFTQADSSTTREYGGTGLGLTISKRFCHLMGGEIIVESDRGQGTTFVVDLPLAVVVKAKEEEPEAPPPAVEPAAAAEPAPQPAPSPPPEDAHATGERKEVLVIDDEPAALDLVRRFLVREGFEVITAADGANGIELARTRQPMAITLDVLMPEMDGWTVLAELKSDAATAAIPVIMLSMMDNHDMGMTLGATEYLTKPVNRDQLIPLLHKLSGNGAAGRILIVEDDTETRSLMRRMLDSDGWAVDEAANGRIGLERVAEAAPDLILLDLMMPEMDGFDFLEAMRRRGRKERIPVVVVTAKELTAEDRLRLNGYVETIVHKGAMPQAAFLEELGELVQACVRQNR from the coding sequence ATGACCATTCGAGAAAAACTCAGCCTGTCGCTGCTGGTGATTCTGGTGCTCTTCGCCCTCAACATCGCGATCTACTTTTGGGGCAACTTCAAGCGCGACGCCAGCATTCTCGAACTTCGCGGCGCAGTAGACCGGCAGCTCGCCCTGGTGGCCATCGAGCAGGACCTCGCCGACCGCCGGCAGGAGGTGGCGGTGTTCAGCACCTTGCTGATCGACGCCGAGGACGCCCTGCTCCAACCGGCGCAGGTGGCGGAAGTGCGCGAACGCATTCTCGGCACCAGCGCCGAGGTCCAAAAGCTGAACGGCCTGGTACGCCCGGATCAACGAGCCGGCTTCGAACGCTTCGAATCCGCCTTCCAACAACTGCAGAAGGAGTGGCTCGACTTCTTCGACCGTGCGGGCCAGGCGCCGGCCGAAGAGGCGCCCGTCGAGGGCACCGGCGATGAAGGCGGGAGCGACGCGGTGCTCGACAGCGCGGACGGCGAATCCCCGACCGATCTCTATCAGCGGGTCTCCTGGTTGCTCCAGGGCCTACAGGAGAACGAACGCCTGCTGGTGCAGCAGGCCACCGACAACTTCTTCGAAGTTGCCCAGGTCACCAAACGCACGACGCTCTCGATCTTCGGTCTGTCCGCGCTGCTGGCACTGGTGGTGGCGTGGGTCACCGGCGGCAAGCTGGTGCGCCGCCTCAAGAAGCTGCAGGGCGGCGCCCGGGAGATTGGCCGCGGCAACCTGAGCCATCGCATCCAGGTGCGGTCGAGCGACGAACTCTCAGACCTTGCCGACAGCTTCAATGAGATGGCCGAGAATCTGACCGCCGCGCGCTCGACGGTGGAGGACGCGCGAGCGAGCGCCGAGCGGGCCAACCGCGCCAAGAGCCGCTTTCTCGCCAACATGAGCCACGAGCTGCGCACGCCGATGAACGCCATCATCGGCTACAGCGAGATGCTGCTCGAAGACGCCGAGGACATGGGGCAGGAAGAAACCGTCCCGGATTTGAAGCGTATCGTCGCCGCCAGCAAGCACCTGCTCGCTCTGATCAACGACATCCTCGATCTGTCGAAAATCGAGGCCGGCAAGATGACTCTCCACCTGGAGAACTTCGAGATTGGCGCGCTACTCGACGACGTGGTTTCCACCATCCAGCCGCTGGTGGAAAAGAACTCGAACCGGCTGGAAGTGAAGGTCGCACCGGAGCTGGGCACGATGAAGGCCGATCAGATCAAGGTGCGCCAGATTCTGTTCAACCTGCTCTCGAACGCCTGCAAATTCACCGACCAGGGCACCATCTCGGTGACCGCCGAAAGCCACCGGGTGGGAGAAGCCGCCGGCGTGCGATTCCGGGTCAGCGACACCGGCATCGGGATGGACGAAGACCAGGTCACGCGGGTATTCGAAGCCTTCACCCAGGCCGATTCGTCCACCACCCGCGAGTACGGCGGCACCGGCCTCGGCTTGACCATCAGCAAGCGCTTTTGCCACCTGATGGGCGGCGAGATCATCGTCGAGAGCGATCGCGGCCAGGGCACGACCTTCGTCGTCGATCTGCCGCTCGCGGTGGTGGTGAAGGCAAAGGAAGAGGAACCCGAAGCCCCGCCACCGGCGGTCGAACCGGCAGCCGCCGCCGAGCCCGCACCCCAACCGGCACCGAGCCCGCCGCCGGAGGACGCCCACGCGACCGGTGAGCGCAAGGAAGTGCTGGTGATCGACGACGAGCCCGCCGCCCTTGACCTGGTGCGCCGATTCCTGGTGCGCGAGGGCTTCGAGGTGATCACCGCGGCGGACGGCGCCAACGGCATCGAACTCGCCCGCACCCGCCAACCGATGGCGATCACCCTCGACGTGCTGATGCCGGAGATGGACGGCTGGACCGTCCTGGCGGAACTCAAGAGCGACGCGGCGACGGCCGCGATCCCGGTGATTATGCTGTCAATGATGGACAACCACGACATGGGGATGACCCTCGGCGCGACGGAATACCTCACCAAGCCGGTCAACCGGGACCAACTGATCCCGCTCCTCCACAAGCTGTCCGGCAACGGTGCCGCCGGAAGGATCCTGATCGTCGAAGACGACACCGAAACACGCAGCTTGATGCGCCGCATGCTCGACTCCGACGGCTGGGCCGTAGACGAGGCCGCCAACGGCCGAATCGGACTCGAACGGGTGGCCGAGGCGGCGCCGGACCTCATCCTGCTCGACCTGATGATGCCCGAGATGGACGGCTTCGATTTTCTGGAGGCGATGCGGCGCCGGGGACGCAAAGAACGCATCCCGGTGGTGGTGGTCACCGCCAAGGAGCTGACCGCCGAGGACCGTCTGCGCCTCAATGGCTACGTCGAAACGATCGTACATAAGGGAGCGATGCCCCAGGCCGCCTTCCTCGAAGAACTCGGCGAGCTGGTTCAGGCCTGCGTGCGCCAGAATCGCTAG
- a CDS encoding response regulator, whose translation MPKILLVEDNEMNRDMLTRRLSRKGYVVAVAVDGQEALDAARGEAPDLILMDMSLPVIDGWEATRRLKANPETQTIPVVALTAHAMAEDREKALAAGCDDYDTKPVEFKRLLGKISALL comes from the coding sequence ATGCCTAAGATCCTGCTCGTCGAGGACAACGAGATGAACCGCGACATGCTCACCCGGCGACTGAGCCGAAAGGGGTATGTCGTGGCGGTGGCGGTCGACGGCCAGGAAGCCCTCGACGCTGCCCGCGGCGAGGCGCCGGACCTGATTCTGATGGACATGAGCCTGCCGGTGATCGATGGCTGGGAAGCGACCCGGCGGCTCAAAGCGAACCCCGAGACCCAAACCATCCCGGTGGTCGCCCTCACCGCCCACGCCATGGCCGAAGACCGTGAAAAGGCCCTCGCCGCCGGCTGCGACGACTACGACACCAAGCCGGTGGAATTCAAACGCTTGCTGGGGAAAATCTCGGCCTTGTTGTAG